TGGTTTGAAGACCGAATGACAGATGCCGAACTGCAACAGATCATTTCAAAGGAAGAATTCCTGTATTACCAGAAAATAAAAAATGTGTTGTCCGGTTATCATCTGGAAACCCCCGGAGTGGAAACCCATTTTCAATCGATTAAGGAAAAACTTCAGGCTGTTCCAGAAAATAAAACCCGGGTCATTCCGTTGTGGAAGTACCTTTCTGCGGCGGCGTCAGTGCTTATTCTTATTGCGATTGGTTTTTATGCGTTTGACGATAACACGGTTGCTACGGGCTTCGGACAGCAGCAAAGCGTGACGCTTGCGGACCATTCTACAGTACGGATTGCCGCAAAATCATCGTTGTCATATTCCAATTTGTTTCAGTACAGCCGCAATTTGTGCCTGAAGGGCGAAGCTTATTTTGAAGTCGCCAAAGGCAGTAAATTTACCGTGAATACATCGCTTGGAAAAGTGGTTGTTTTAGGGACAAAATTCAATGTCATTGCTTCCGGATCCTATTTTGAAGTGCATTGCGATGAAGGCATGGTCAGCGTAACTTCGGGAAGTGGTACTGTGGTTTTAAAGCCGGGGAGAAGCGTGAGTTTTTACAAAGATAAATTTACCGAATGGAACCAGGAAACTAAGTCTGTGACAGATGAAAGCAGTTTCTTCAAAACACCGGCTGAAGTGGTCTTCGGGAAAATTAAAAATCAATACGGCATTAAGATCAATTATCCGGAAAGTGTTAAAAACATCGGCTTTACAGGAGCGATTTCCCATACCGACCTCAATAAAGCGATGCAGTCAATATGCCTGCCGCTGGGTTTAAAATACAAAGCATCGCGCCCTGATACAATAGAAGTGACCAATGAATAGGATTTTATTTGCGTGTCTTTTCCTTCTTTCGAATGCCGTTTTTTCCCAATCAAAAGCATTTGAATGTGAGCTGATGCCATTGGCAAAAGCCATCATTAAGATCGAAAAGGAATTTGATGTCAAATATTCCTACGCCGACAGTTTAATAGCCGATAAACGGTTTTTATTACTGAAAAAACAGTACAGCATTGAGGGTATTAACCTTGAAATTGAAATCCAGGCAAAACTTCAGGCGAAGAAAATCAGCGACAGGTATTATGCGCTGGTTTCAATTGATGAAAACAATAGGCTGATTCCGTTGAATGAAGTGGTTATCGGGTCATTTTTGATCAATGGCGTGAGTAAATACAACCAGCGTTTTGTATTGTTGCCACAAAAGTCTGAAGTCCTTGCAGGCGTCACAGATTCCGATGTTTTGTTGTCATTACAGCAATTGCCAGGCGTAAAAAGCCCCAATGAAACCGTTACCGGTATGTATGTACGCGGCGGCACCCAGGACCAGAACCTTATGCTGCTTGATGGCATCAGGCTTTACCATCCGGGGCATTTGTTTGGGATGATTTCGGGCATTAATCCGAATATCGTAAAAAGTGTGAGCTTTTACAACAAGGCCACCCCCGCGAACTATGGCGAACGGGCATCGAGTGTCATCGATATCGAAACGTCGGGCAAACTGGAGCAGCAAGCCACAATAAATGCAGGCGTGAATGCGCTCAATGCAGATTGTTTTATGCAGGTTCCAATTATAAAAAACAAACTGGATGTACAGGTTTCCGGCAGGAAATCCTTTACGGAATTGTGGCGCAGCACGACTTTCAACCAATTGGCCAATAAGGTGTTCCAAAACACGGATTTCAAATCTTTCAACGACAGTAATACATTCCAGTTTTATGATTATTTGGCGAAAATTATTTTTAAGCCCTCGGATAAATCCACGATTACAATTACGGGCTTGTCCATCAACAACGACCTGAATTACAAATATAAAATCACCGCCGACAGTACCTCCAGCCAGCAGATGAGCATTTTGGATGATGGTTACAGCGTCAATTGGCACCATCAGTTTTCAGACCGGTTTTCTCAGAAGTTTTCAGCTTATTATTCGGTGTATGATTTCCGGTACTCGAAAAAGAAGGAAAATGACACCACTCAGGATTACGAAGTGTTTAAAAAATTGAACAGGATTGTAAATTCGGGCGCTGAAATCAGCTTCCATTCACTCATAAACCAAAAAATGCAGCTCGATTACGGCTACCAGGTTTCAGGAAATGACGTGTCACATTTGTTTAATACTTACAATCAGGATGTCGGTATTGATCTGAACCAACGGAAGCTTTTCAATGTATTGCATGCCGTGTATCTCAGCCATGATTATGCATTGCAGCGTTGGCGTTTCCAGACTGGTTTACGGTATAATTATTTCAGTAAAACTGAAATGCATACTTTCGAGCCGCGGCTTTTCATCCAAAATAAGATTACTGAGGCCCTGGTGTTGCAGTTTTCCTATGAAAGGAAAAACCAGTTTATGAGCCAGGCACGCGAGAACAGCATCAATGACCTGAGTCTCGAGAATTATGTCTGGGTTTTGTCGGATAATGAAAAATACCCAATCCAGAAAGCGAACCAGTTTTCGGCGGGATTTATTTATAAGGAAAATAATTGGCTGCTCGATGTTGATGGTTATTATAAAACCATCAATGGCATCACCGGGCTCAACTTTGGTTTTTTCAACCAAAATGACCAAGCGACATCCAAAGGGCAGGGTTTTACAAAAGGCGCTGAGGTTTTTGTACAGAAGAAAGCGAAAGATTGGCGCACTTCGGTCACTTATTCATTTCAGGATTCGCAAAATAAATTTGAAGGACTTCACGCCGGGCGTTATTTTACGGCAAACAGCAATATTGCGCATGCGGTAAATGTGAACCTCAATAAAAAATGGAAACAATTTTCGGCGGCTTTGGGCTGGTTTTGGCACACCGGAAAGCCCTATAGCTACATCAATGAACGCGGTATGATTGAATCCTTCAATGAAAACAACCTGCCCGTATACCATAGGATGGATGTGTCGTGCGAATACACATTTTCATCGGGCAAAATCAAGTTTAGGACCGGTTTTTCAATATATAACCTTTACAACAGGAAAAGCATTATCAGCCGTGAATATGAGCGGCAGTTTGTAAGTGTGGGCGATTTGGCGAATGAGCGTTATAAACGGAATGATTATTATTCCCTTGGTATTACACCGAATGTATTTTTCAGGATTGTCATTTAAAATGGCTGTGCAAATACTTTGGGTTCACTTTTAACAATTGGTGTGGATTTTACGTAAAGCGATGTTTGGCGAAAATCGTATTTTAGTTTCGGGGAAAGGGCGCTTGCATCCCTAAGGAATTAATTTTTTCTTCTGTTGCGTAAATTACACAGCATTTGTTAAAGTTTTCATTTCACATACAACACCGATTAAAACACTTGTAAAAGTAAATTCTATTTTGGCATTTAATTTTGTATAATACATTTAAAGCCATTTGAAGCCATGAGTTTTTCGTATTTTTGGGAGCAATATGAACGCCATGATAGAAGAAAAGGTAATTTTGGTCGATAGAAACGACAACCAGATTGGATTAATGCCCAAACTGGAAGCACATGAAAAAGCGCTGTTACATCGCGCATTCTCAATTTTTATACTCAATGACAACAAGGAAATCATGCTGCAGCAGCGCGCTGCAAACAAATACCATTCTCCATTGTTGTGGACCAACACCTGCTGCAGCCACCAGCGTGAGGGCGAAACCAATATTGAAGCAGGCACGCGCCGTTTGTTTGACGAAATGGGCTTCCGTACAGAATTAAAGGAATTATTCCATTTTATCTACAAAGCGCCTTTTGATAATGGCCTTACAGAGCATGAGCTCGACCATGTCATGATTGGATGGTACAACGGTGAACCGGAATTAAATACAGAGGAAGCCGAAGATTGGAAATGGATGTCTGTTGAAGACATCAAAGCAGATATGGCCAAACATCCTGAAATTTACACGGTTTGGTTCCGTATTATTTTTGACGAATTTTACCATTACCTCGAAGAACACACCTTGTAATATGAAAGCAACCATTTCGAGAAAAGCCCACTTTAATGCTGCGCACCGTTTATACCGCAGCGATTGGAGCGATGCCAAAAACAATGCCGTTTTCGGTAAATGCAACAACCCGAATTTCCACGGGCACAATTATGAGCTCATCGTAAGCGTAACCGGAAATATTGATCCGGAAACCGGGTATGTTATGGATATCAAGGAATTGAGCACGATGATTTCCGAAGAAGTGGAAGAGGCTTTCGACCATAAAAACCTGAATCTTGATGTGCCTGATTTTAGTAATTTGAACCCTACAGCGGAAAATATTTCGGTGGTTATCTGGAATAAGCTCCGGCGCAGGATCACGCGTGAATTTTCTCTCGAAATCGTGTTGTATGAAACCCCACGCAATTTTGTCACGTATCGCGGCGAATAGGAATCCTACAATAAATCGGCAAAATTGTAACACGCTGATGATATCCAAAATACAGAAATTTGCAATAAAAATGAAACCAAGCCTATATCCGATGCAATTTGAACCCATCCTGAAGGAACGGATCTGGGGGGGGCGAAAACTGAAAACATTGCTTCATAAGCCAATTACATCCGAAATTACCGGCGAAAGCTGGGAATTATCCACGGTGAAAGGCGACATCAGCATTGTTGCAAACGGTGAATACAAGGGAAAACCCTTAACCGAAGTGATTGCATCAGCACCTCAGGAAATATTGGGAATGGGAGTCCATAAACGTTTTGGTAATGAATTCCCGCTGCTTTTCAAATACCTCGATGCGCGTGAAGACTTGTCGATCCAGGTACATCCCAACGACGAATTGGCAAAGAAACGTCACAACTCTTTCGGGAAAACTGAGATGTGGTACGTGATGCAGGCCGATCCGGATTCACGGATCATTGTCGGATTTAAGGGAAAATCAAGTCCACAGCAATATCTGGACAGCCTTAAAGACAAAAGTATCGTGTCTTTGCTTGATACGATAAAGGCGAAACCCGGAGATGTATTTTTTCTGGAAACGGGAACAGTGCATGCCATCGGTGCCGGTTTGGTCATTGCCGAAATCCAGCAGACTTCAGACATCACATACCGGATTTATGACTTTGAACGCAAGGATGCCAGCGGGAACCCCCGTCAACTGCATGTTGAGGAAGCTTTGGAAGCCATTAATTACAATCCGGTGGATGCGCAAAAACATTATTCAAAAATTACGAATGAATCCAATACTTTGGTGGATTGCCAGTATTTTACGACCAATCTCATTCCGCTAGAGGGGAAGAAGGAAATACATCAGGATGGAAATTCTTTCCGGGTTTTTATGTGTACGCAAGGGAATTTCTCTTTGGCTACCGGAAGGAAAAAATTTGAATACAAGACAGGGGATACCGTGCTGGTCCCGGCAGGATTAACGGATTACGCGCTTGAAGGAACAGCTTCGGTATTGGAAATTTATATTTCTTAGGCTAATCCAAAGATATTGCGTAATTTTGCGCAGAATTTTAAAAAACAATTTCAAGATGGCAAATGTTAGGAATTTAAAGAAAGACATCAATTACGTTTTAGGTGATATTATCGAAGCGGTTTACCTTTTCGA
This genomic stretch from Flavobacterium pallidum harbors:
- a CDS encoding 6-pyruvoyl trahydropterin synthase family protein, whose protein sequence is MKATISRKAHFNAAHRLYRSDWSDAKNNAVFGKCNNPNFHGHNYELIVSVTGNIDPETGYVMDIKELSTMISEEVEEAFDHKNLNLDVPDFSNLNPTAENISVVIWNKLRRRITREFSLEIVLYETPRNFVTYRGE
- the idi gene encoding isopentenyl-diphosphate Delta-isomerase, which codes for MIEEKVILVDRNDNQIGLMPKLEAHEKALLHRAFSIFILNDNKEIMLQQRAANKYHSPLLWTNTCCSHQREGETNIEAGTRRLFDEMGFRTELKELFHFIYKAPFDNGLTEHELDHVMIGWYNGEPELNTEEAEDWKWMSVEDIKADMAKHPEIYTVWFRIIFDEFYHYLEEHTL
- a CDS encoding FecR domain-containing protein — its product is MENHETYLAEWFEDRMTDAELQQIISKEEFLYYQKIKNVLSGYHLETPGVETHFQSIKEKLQAVPENKTRVIPLWKYLSAAASVLILIAIGFYAFDDNTVATGFGQQQSVTLADHSTVRIAAKSSLSYSNLFQYSRNLCLKGEAYFEVAKGSKFTVNTSLGKVVVLGTKFNVIASGSYFEVHCDEGMVSVTSGSGTVVLKPGRSVSFYKDKFTEWNQETKSVTDESSFFKTPAEVVFGKIKNQYGIKINYPESVKNIGFTGAISHTDLNKAMQSICLPLGLKYKASRPDTIEVTNE
- a CDS encoding TonB-dependent receptor plug domain-containing protein, encoding MNRILFACLFLLSNAVFSQSKAFECELMPLAKAIIKIEKEFDVKYSYADSLIADKRFLLLKKQYSIEGINLEIEIQAKLQAKKISDRYYALVSIDENNRLIPLNEVVIGSFLINGVSKYNQRFVLLPQKSEVLAGVTDSDVLLSLQQLPGVKSPNETVTGMYVRGGTQDQNLMLLDGIRLYHPGHLFGMISGINPNIVKSVSFYNKATPANYGERASSVIDIETSGKLEQQATINAGVNALNADCFMQVPIIKNKLDVQVSGRKSFTELWRSTTFNQLANKVFQNTDFKSFNDSNTFQFYDYLAKIIFKPSDKSTITITGLSINNDLNYKYKITADSTSSQQMSILDDGYSVNWHHQFSDRFSQKFSAYYSVYDFRYSKKKENDTTQDYEVFKKLNRIVNSGAEISFHSLINQKMQLDYGYQVSGNDVSHLFNTYNQDVGIDLNQRKLFNVLHAVYLSHDYALQRWRFQTGLRYNYFSKTEMHTFEPRLFIQNKITEALVLQFSYERKNQFMSQARENSINDLSLENYVWVLSDNEKYPIQKANQFSAGFIYKENNWLLDVDGYYKTINGITGLNFGFFNQNDQATSKGQGFTKGAEVFVQKKAKDWRTSVTYSFQDSQNKFEGLHAGRYFTANSNIAHAVNVNLNKKWKQFSAALGWFWHTGKPYSYINERGMIESFNENNLPVYHRMDVSCEYTFSSGKIKFRTGFSIYNLYNRKSIISREYERQFVSVGDLANERYKRNDYYSLGITPNVFFRIVI
- a CDS encoding type I phosphomannose isomerase catalytic subunit, with product MKPSLYPMQFEPILKERIWGGRKLKTLLHKPITSEITGESWELSTVKGDISIVANGEYKGKPLTEVIASAPQEILGMGVHKRFGNEFPLLFKYLDAREDLSIQVHPNDELAKKRHNSFGKTEMWYVMQADPDSRIIVGFKGKSSPQQYLDSLKDKSIVSLLDTIKAKPGDVFFLETGTVHAIGAGLVIAEIQQTSDITYRIYDFERKDASGNPRQLHVEEALEAINYNPVDAQKHYSKITNESNTLVDCQYFTTNLIPLEGKKEIHQDGNSFRVFMCTQGNFSLATGRKKFEYKTGDTVLVPAGLTDYALEGTASVLEIYIS